One window of Gemmatimonadaceae bacterium genomic DNA carries:
- a CDS encoding ABC transporter permease, whose amino-acid sequence MRRTQPCRDASDRVFGVLLLLYPRSFRERFGDEMLAFFRARRSEAHHQRGLRSTLRLWRHLLVDIAITAPIERVRAVFASAQQEATLIDVPWSSPFYLEQEDSMDALRQDLRFALRTLRARPAFTLVAVLTLALGIGATTAIFSVVNAVLLRPLPWPHADRLVLIWGTRGSVKQNGVVYLDYLDWQKATRSFDALAVMRGQSVNLTGGDQPERVTGSFVTANFFGLLGAKPEQGRFFTPAESDVGSKEPVAVITDDFWRTHFGARPDMLGRTLVLNGVPFTVVGIARPEVAAPLGTPDVWMPIGYYPNKGDLVERGRPGVLVVGRLKPNVSVAKAQADLDAINAHLAAAFPSTNSGVGANVTSMTDQLVGPMRAPMLIVAGAVAIVLLIACANVANLQLARAASRRRELSVRTALGAGRRRLVRQLLTESVLLSIAGGALGILLAKWSVVALAAELAASMPVQGNITIDASVLLFAVAVTLGAGVLFGSAPAWQYSRTDVRDALAVRADAAAARPHRFGIRGTLVAAQIALSVILLVSAGLLMRSLVAISRVEPGFDPSHTLTLQFRLPNSKYKTDAMISDMFTRTLNEIRQVPGVENAALVRATPLNGNGESYPYFLADKPIADPQSAPTAQLNIVSPGYFATMHIRRVAGRDFTMVDRAGGTPVAIVNDQLARRAWPNESAIGKRLRLGGEGAWATIVGVVGTTKHFRLSEDPLDQAYVPYQQRPLIFTEVVVRATGDAGAIANAVRAAIWRVDRDQPVWHFRTMDRVLAEARDGSRLTVWLMAAFAVLALVLAAIGVYGVMSYTVTRRTQEVGIRIALGARRGQVLGMVLRDGMKTIVVSVVIGLAGAAIASRLLASQLFGVSTVDPLTFAAVPVLLAIVAFLACYLPARRASRVDPIIALRTE is encoded by the coding sequence ATGCGCCGAACGCAGCCATGCCGTGACGCCAGCGATCGCGTGTTCGGCGTGCTGCTCCTGCTCTACCCGCGTTCGTTCCGCGAGCGATTTGGCGACGAGATGCTCGCGTTCTTTCGAGCACGACGAAGCGAAGCACATCATCAGCGTGGCCTCAGAAGCACGCTGCGCCTCTGGCGTCATCTCCTTGTCGACATCGCGATCACGGCCCCGATCGAGCGCGTTCGCGCGGTCTTCGCCAGCGCTCAGCAGGAAGCAACGCTCATCGATGTACCGTGGTCTTCACCCTTCTATCTCGAGCAAGAGGATTCGATGGACGCGCTCCGCCAGGATCTGCGCTTTGCGCTGCGCACGCTACGCGCGCGGCCCGCATTCACTCTCGTCGCCGTGCTCACGCTGGCGCTCGGGATCGGTGCGACCACAGCGATCTTCAGCGTCGTCAACGCCGTGCTGCTTCGGCCACTGCCCTGGCCACATGCAGATCGCTTGGTCCTGATCTGGGGGACGCGCGGCTCGGTGAAGCAGAACGGCGTCGTCTATCTCGATTACCTCGACTGGCAGAAGGCAACGCGGAGCTTCGATGCGCTGGCTGTCATGCGCGGCCAGAGCGTCAATCTCACTGGTGGTGATCAACCGGAGCGCGTGACGGGATCATTTGTCACGGCGAATTTCTTTGGTCTTCTCGGTGCGAAGCCGGAGCAAGGAAGATTCTTCACTCCAGCGGAGAGCGACGTCGGCTCGAAGGAGCCGGTCGCGGTCATTACCGACGACTTCTGGCGGACGCATTTCGGTGCGCGGCCTGACATGCTTGGCCGGACCCTCGTACTCAATGGTGTTCCCTTCACCGTTGTTGGTATCGCGCGGCCGGAAGTCGCAGCGCCGCTCGGAACGCCGGACGTCTGGATGCCGATCGGATACTATCCGAACAAGGGAGATCTGGTAGAGCGTGGCCGCCCCGGCGTTCTCGTGGTTGGGCGGCTCAAGCCGAACGTATCCGTCGCGAAGGCGCAGGCCGATCTCGATGCCATCAATGCGCACCTTGCGGCCGCGTTTCCGTCGACCAACAGTGGTGTCGGGGCCAACGTCACGTCGATGACCGATCAACTCGTTGGCCCGATGCGCGCCCCGATGCTCATCGTTGCCGGCGCCGTCGCGATCGTATTGCTGATCGCGTGCGCGAATGTGGCGAACCTGCAGTTGGCGCGTGCCGCGTCGCGGCGTCGCGAACTGTCCGTGCGGACGGCCCTTGGTGCCGGGCGACGGCGGCTCGTGCGCCAACTGCTTACGGAAAGCGTGCTCCTATCGATCGCGGGCGGCGCGCTCGGCATTCTACTGGCGAAGTGGAGCGTCGTCGCGCTCGCGGCGGAGCTGGCAGCCAGCATGCCGGTGCAAGGTAATATCACGATCGACGCCTCCGTACTCCTGTTTGCCGTCGCGGTCACGTTAGGCGCCGGCGTACTGTTCGGAAGCGCACCGGCCTGGCAATACTCCCGCACGGATGTTCGCGATGCGCTCGCGGTTCGCGCCGACGCCGCCGCGGCCCGTCCGCATCGATTCGGTATTCGCGGCACTCTCGTCGCGGCGCAGATCGCATTGAGCGTGATCCTGCTGGTGAGTGCCGGTCTGCTGATGCGCAGCCTCGTCGCCATCTCGCGCGTCGAACCGGGGTTCGATCCCTCACACACCTTGACGCTGCAGTTCCGCCTCCCCAACTCGAAGTACAAGACGGACGCCATGATCTCGGACATGTTCACGCGTACGCTGAACGAGATCCGTCAGGTGCCAGGCGTCGAGAATGCGGCGCTCGTGCGCGCCACGCCGCTCAACGGGAACGGAGAGAGCTATCCGTACTTTCTCGCCGACAAGCCGATCGCCGACCCACAGTCGGCGCCGACCGCTCAGCTCAATATCGTGAGTCCGGGGTACTTCGCGACGATGCACATCCGCCGCGTGGCCGGACGCGACTTCACGATGGTCGATCGAGCCGGTGGCACGCCGGTCGCAATCGTGAACGATCAGCTCGCGCGGCGCGCGTGGCCTAACGAGTCGGCGATCGGCAAGCGCCTCCGGCTGGGTGGCGAGGGAGCCTGGGCGACGATCGTTGGTGTGGTTGGAACGACGAAGCACTTTCGACTCTCGGAGGATCCTCTCGACCAGGCGTATGTGCCGTACCAGCAACGGCCGCTGATTTTCACCGAGGTTGTGGTGCGCGCGACAGGCGACGCTGGCGCGATCGCGAACGCCGTGCGCGCCGCGATCTGGCGCGTCGACCGCGATCAGCCGGTGTGGCACTTCCGCACGATGGATCGCGTGCTCGCGGAGGCGCGTGACGGTTCGAGGCTCACGGTCTGGCTGATGGCAGCGTTCGCGGTCCTGGCGCTCGTGCTCGCGGCGATCGGGGTGTACGGCGTCATGAGCTACACGGTGACACGGCGCACCCAGGAGGTTGGCATCCGCATCGCGCTCGGCGCGCGGCGCGGCCAGGTGCTCGGCATGGTGTTGCGCGACGGAATGAAGACGATCGTGGTCTCGGTCGTCATCGGTCTCGCCGGCGCGGCGATCGCGTCGCGGCTCCTCGCGAGCCAGCTCTTCGGAGTGAGCACCGTGGACCCTCTCACCTTCGCTGCCGTGCCCGTCCTTCTCGCGATCGTCGCGTTCCTGGCGTGTTACCTCCCTGCCCGCCGCGCGAGCCGTGTCGATCCGATCATCGCGCTGCGGACAGAATGA
- a CDS encoding helix-turn-helix transcriptional regulator, translating to MKRAADPRALLPLTPVVLHILLALAEGHRSGDHEDVAGRHGYGVAQEVEEMTDGQIRMGPGTLYGSIQRMLTSGLIEEVARGKTATRTAVSGGGDDEDERRRYYRLSPLGRRVLQLELARLARVVVVARAKHLLAGPEPA from the coding sequence GTGAAGCGCGCGGCCGATCCTCGAGCGTTGCTGCCGCTCACGCCGGTCGTGCTCCACATTCTCCTCGCTCTGGCCGAAGGACACCGCTCGGGTGACCACGAGGACGTCGCCGGACGGCACGGCTACGGGGTCGCACAGGAAGTCGAGGAGATGACGGACGGCCAGATCCGCATGGGTCCGGGCACCCTCTACGGCTCGATTCAGCGTATGCTCACGTCGGGTCTCATCGAGGAAGTCGCGCGTGGCAAAACGGCGACGCGCACGGCCGTTTCGGGAGGGGGAGACGACGAGGACGAGCGGCGGCGATACTATCGACTTTCGCCGCTCGGACGGCGGGTCTTACAGCTCGAACTTGCGCGACTCGCGCGAGTCGTTGTCGTGGCCAGGGCGAAGCACCTGCTGGCCGGACCCGAGCCTGCGTAA